The nucleotide sequence AGCCTTTAGCAGCAGGAATCGAGATACTGCGGTGAACCTCGGGCAAACTAGGGGGACGATCGGAGAGTGCCATTGTTATAGTCTTTTCATAATCCTTTCATTATTAACCGTATTACCTTCTACGCTCAGAAAGCCTTTAGGAAAGTTCATGCTTCCAGGGAGCGATTCAATGAGAACAGAGTCTGAGAAGGACGGCTTCTCAAGCTTGAATCAGGATTAACGAATGGAATTAAGTTCTGGGGGCGTACATGATGACCAAGACACCAACTAAAGCAATTGCGGCTCCAAGCCAGTCCATACGATCAGGCATCATGTTGTCCACTTTCCATCCCCAGATGATAGAGAGAATAATGAAAATTCCACCATAGGCAACGTAGGCTCATCTAAAGTTGGCAGGTTGAAGCGTTGCCACAAATCCATAGGCAGTGAGTAAAAGTGCCCCAACCAATGCCAACCAGCCGCTTTTGCCTTCCCGTACCCACAGCCAAACCAGGTATCCGCCCCCGATTTCACACAAGCCTGCCATGACAAAATAAAGCAGCGATCGCAAAAGTGGTGTATTCTCAACTTGTTGTGTCGGTTCTACCGGGGAGCAGCCGTTAGACGCAAGGGGGAAAGAGCAGTGCAAATCTGTCGCTGTCCCGCAACTGTGAGGAGAGAATGACGCTCCAAGCCAGGATGCCCGCCGATATCCTAGTCCGTGAGTCAATCTATCTGCGAGGTACAGATATGGTCAGTTCAACTTCTCTTTGGCAGCGCACTCAGCAAGTTACGCTTTCAGTTCCAGTTCAGGCGGCTTTGTTGACTAGCCTATGTGCGCTTATTATTTGGACACTGTATTTCAGCACTTACCCACCCGTGCATGATGCCCTGCACAGCACTCGACACAACACCGCAGCGGTTGCTTGCCATTAGGGTCATTACAGCGTCATCCAGATTTAGCAGGCTAATCATGAAAAACTTAAAGTATGTTGGTCTGGCTCTCTCAGCTAGCCTGATTTGTGTCGTCCTCTGGTTTCATCCCCTTCCTTCCCATGCCGCTCAGCCCAGTGTTCAGTTCCAAACTGAGCCGCCTTTGAGTCAAGCCGTTCCCGATGGAACCCCGATTCGGGTTGCATTACAAGCCGTTGATGCGATCGGACAGCCCTTGTCCAACGCACAGTTTCAATTGCAACTGTTAACCCCTGCAAAAACGCCCTGGTTTACCTCTGATTTTCCGATCGTAGAGGGAACTCAACTGCTTGAACTGAGTGCAAAAGCTCCGAGCGGCAAACTAGAGTTTGAGCAAGTGATGCCAATTCGGGGGAATTATGCTTTGAAAGTTCAAGTGGCTCCTCTTGTCACAGGTGCGTTTGAGCCATTCGAGCAGTCATTGCAGCTTTCAGTGCCCGAAAGATTTGTAAAGTATAGAAATGCTACTATTTTGATTGGCATTTTGATCTTTGCTGGAGTCGGGAGTGGCTTAATCATCGGAGGAAGGCAGATAGTTCAAGCTGGTGAAATTGCGCCTCAACCCGTAAGGTTATTGCTCAGTGCTGCTACCGTTGTTGCAATTGCGGTTCTCTTGTTTGTCAATATCAGTGCAGAATTTATGTCTGCTCATGATCATGGAGAGACCCAAGCCGCAATGAGTCCATCGGTGCAACGTTCGCAGGATCTGGAAATTCGTTTATCAGGGGATCAGCAAGCCATGGTTGGGCAGCTCTCAAGCCAAACTATTCAGGTTGTTAACACAACAACTGGAAATCCTGAAGCAAATGTTATTGTCAACGCAAAAGCAATTGCCCTTGAGGACAATAAACAGATATTTGGTTATCAGGGTGAAACTGACGCTCAAGGCAAAATAACTTGGAATGAGCAGTTTTTTGATGGTGCACCTCATCAGGTTGTTGCGGAGATTGTATCAGCCAGCAGCGCAATGCTACCGGTCAGCCACGAAGTGGAAGTAGAAGGAATTGCGCCTCCGCTCTCTACTCGGTTGATTTCACTTGTCTACTACACTGGAATTTTTGTTCTAAGTTTGTTAGCTGGCATTTGGTTTCATCGATGTTCTTCTCGATCCGTTAGCTTGTTTAGTCGCTAAAGTTGAACGCTGAATAATGTTCTTTAAGTTTCGCCGTTCCAATCTCTTGCTGTTCGTCATGCTCAACGTTGGGATGATTAAAATAGTGATAATGAATTAGCAGAGATGACCGTATCAAAACTAGCATCATCGAAGGGTAGGGCAGTGACAGAAGCAAGTTAAAAATCAACATTGGAATAAGACTGAAATATCCACACTGACTATCTGTTGACTTGGATTTTCCCCTAAGATTAACCGTTCAAACTCTCCAGTTCCACACGCGACATCTAGCACTTTGTCTGTTGGAGAGAGCCTTGACCAACTTCTGAGAAATTCCAGCGTGCCAGAGACATAACTGCTCCAGCGTTGGTCATACACAGTTGCTAGTTGGTTGTATTGCTTACGAACTTGAGCTTCAGTCATGTTTTCGTTACTCCGTTTCATTCAGATGCGCTGCTACCTCTCGATACAGGTTGACCACATGGAGATCGGCAAGGCTGTAATGAACATTGCGTCCTTCTTTGCGATATTTCACCAAACGCTGCGATCTCAAAACACGAAGCTGATGAGACACTGCAGATTCACTCATCTTCAGCGCGGTAGCTAAGTCACAAACGCATAACTCCTGAGTTGCCAACACTGAAAGTAAGCGTAATCGAGTGGGGTCGGCTAAGGTGCCAAAAAATTCTGCCATTTGCTGTGCCCGATCCAACGGCAGCATGTCTGGCTGCACTTGCCGAATCTGATCCAGATGGACTGGGCAATGCTGCTCACATTGCGGCACTTCTGCATTATCGGGAGCAAACTCTACATCCTGAGTGGGTTTGGTCATGAAGTTGATCTTTGGATGAGCTAGTAATGCTTTCAGCCTCATTATAGAGGTGAAACTGAGAATCATTTTATATATGAATAATCATTCATATATTTGCCGAAATTGATCTACAATTTGGAAAACCCTCCGGTTGCGGGCAATTACTGTAGGCAATGACTATGACTCAAACGCCATCGCTCAAAACTCAGCAGATGCAGGTCGACGGCATGGACTGTATAGGCTGCAAGATGAAAATAGAAGGGAGCCTGGAACGGCTGGGAGGGGTAACAGAGGCAGCGGTGACGGTGGCAACCGGGCGATTAGTTGTAACCTACGACCCAGAACAGGTCAACGAAGCCGCAATTCAAGACCGGATCAAATCTCTGGGCTACACCCTTAAAACAACCGCAAGACTTCAGCACAATCCTGGTGCAGATCACTCTCACGCTGAAGGACACTCTCACGAAGAGCCGGATACAGATGATGGGCACGAGCATGGTCACAATCACCGCTCTGGTGAATTTAAGCTGAAGCAAGAACTGCCACCCGTCCTGATTGCGATTGCCCTGTTTGCTATTGCCATTATTTTTAAGCAGCCCTTACACAACACACCCTACAACTCTGCTGAATTTGCAGTGATTATTCCTGCCTACCTGTTGAGTGGCTGGAACGTGCTCAAAACGGCGGGACGTAATATTCTGCGAGGGCAGGTTTTTGACGAAAACTTTTTAATGACAATCGCCACCTTGGGCGCACTAGCGATTCATCAGCTACCCGAAGCTGTTGCCGTGATGCTATTCTTTCGGGTTGGAGAGCTATTTCAGGAATACTCGGTGGGGCGATCACGTCGTTCCATCAGAGCTTTACTGGAAGTGCGTCCCGATACTGCGAATCTAAAACTGAATGGCATAGTTCGACAGGTTTCGCCAGAAAGGGTGAAGGTTGGAGACCTGGTTCTAGTGAAGCCCGGTGAAAAAATACCGCTGGATGGGGAGATTTTAGAAGGAAGATCGCAGGTGGATACCTCAGCCCTGACTGGAGAGTCTGTTCCGCGCACGGTAAAACCAGGAGACTCGATCCTTGGGGGTATGATTAACCAATCCGGTATGCTGACTATTCGAGTGACTAAGCTGTTTGGTGAATCCTCAATTGCGAAAATTCTCGATTTAGTTGAAAATGCATCTAACAAAAAGGCATCTACTGAGAAATTTATTACTAAATTTGCCCGTTACTACACCCCGATAGTTGTATTTCTCTCATTAGTTGTTGCTCTGTTGCCACCGTTATTTATTCCTGGTGCAGATCGTTCTGATTGGGTTTATCGTGCTCTAGTATTGTTGGTTATCTCTTGTCCCTGTGGATTGGTCATTAGCATTCCGCTAGGCTATTTTGGTGGGATTGGAGGAGCGGCCACGCGAGGAATTTTAGTCAAGGGTTCTATCTTTTTGGATTCCCTTACAGAGGTTAAAACTGTTGTGTTTGATAAGACTGGAACCTTAACGAAAGGTACGTTCAATGTTACTCGGATCGTTACTAAGAATGGTTTTTCTGAAGCTGAATTGCTAAGACTAGCCGCAAATGCAGAATCTCATTCTAACCACCCAGTCGGGTTGTCGATTCGGGAGACTTACGCCCAACCGATCGCGGACTCTAAAGTGACGAACTATGAAGAGATCGCAGGCCATGGAATTCGCGCCATTGTGGAAAATCATGTGGTGATTGCTGGTAACGATCGCCTCCTACATCGAGAAAATATCAAACATGATACCTGTAATGTGGCAGGTACGGTGGTTCATTTAGCTGTTGATGGATGTTACGCCGGATATATTCTGATTGCTGATGAGGTCAAAGCTGATGCAGCTCAAGCCATCAGAGACTTAAGGCGTATGGGAGTTGAAAAGATCGTGATGTTGACGGGAGATAACCAGGTGGTTGCCCAATCCGTTGCCCATCAACTTGGTTTAGATGCATTTGTTGCTGAACTACTACCGGAAGGAAAAGTCTATGAAATCGAGAAATTGCTAGATCAAGCTGGGAAAAAGAAACTTGCGTTTGTGGGAGATGGCATCAATGACGCGCCTGTAATTGCCAGAGCTGACATTGGCATAGCAATGGGAGGACTGGGGTCGGATGCTGCCATTGAGACAGCCGATGTGGTGTTAATGACAGATGATCCTTCAAAGGTGGCAGAGGCTATCAAAGTTGCCCAGAAGACCCGCCAAATTGTTGTGCAGAATATTGTGATAGCGCTAATGATTAAAGCAATCTTTATTGGATTAGGCAGCATTGGATTAGCAACGCTTTGGGAAGCTGTGTTCGCGGATGTTGGTGTGGCAGTATTCGCTATTTTCAATGCCTCGCGAGTTTTGAAATAGAGTAAAGCTTTGATTTAATTTATCTGCCCAAACAAGTCAACCTTTATTCATTCGGGTAAATAAACCTTCCCTGATGTTGTCCTGACTCACTGCCATAGCTCCATTATTCCTATTTAGGGAGTAACTGTGTCAATCAGCGGACAAATTTCAGCGTCAGTCAGTTTGGGTGTGATGCTTTGCCACTGGGTTTGATAAGTCTCTAGTTCCTGCTTGAAGGTCTGCATTTGTGAAATTTGGGTGTTAAGTTGTTGGATTTTCTTGGCCAGTAAACTCTGCACCATCTCACAGGGTAATTCCCCCCGGTCTCGAACATTGAGAATTTGGCGAATTTCATCCAAGGCTAAACCTAGGGCCTGGGCTTTTTTGACAAAGAGAACTTGGGAAATAACCTCTGGAGAGTAGTACCGATAACCATTATCACCTCGTTTGGCCGGACCAATTAAACCCAGAGTTTCGTAGTAGCGCAGAGTTGGGATAGATACGCCCGATTGTTTGGCCACATCGCCAATTTTCAGAGGTGAACGACTCATCATCAAAAATATCCTAAAAAACACTTGACTCTCAAGTCTGCTTTAGACTTTAACATAAAACTATGTTGAATTCATTAGGAGTCAAGACGATGAACTTAGAGCGCAGACAAACCACAGTAAAAGTCTATCGGATGTCAATGCCTGACCATGAGTGTCCTTGGGGAGTAAAAGCGGTTGCATTACTCAATGACAACAACATTCCGTTTGAGGATATTCGCTTGTCAACTAAAGCCGAAGTAGAAGAGTTCAAGACCCTGCACCAGGTTAAAACCACGCCGCAAATCTTCTGGGATGGAACTCGCATTGGGGGTTATACGGATTTAGCGGCCTATTTAGAGGTGCAAGCCCAGGCCCCGGAGTATTCCTACACCCCTGTGATTGCCTTGTTTTCGACTGCAGGGCTAATGGCCGTAGCAACTTCCCTTGGGTTTACTGGGTTTATGGGGATTGCCCTGTCGATGCTGGCTTCCTTAAAGTTGATGGATATAGATGCGTTTGCCGAGAGTTTTGCCAAATACGACCTGATTACGAAACGCTGTAAACCCTATGGAAAAGTTTATCCGTTTATCGAGTTATTTATTGGCCTGGGGATTTTATCGGGCCTGGCTCCAATGGCGACAGGTGTGGGGGCTTTGGTGGTTGGGGTTAGTGGTGGAATTTCTGTGTTTAAGGCAGTTTTTATTGATAAGTTAGCCTTAAATTGTGCTTGTGTGGGTGGTAATTCTAAAGCACCTCTTGGCCTGGTCAGTTTTGCCGAAAATGCGATTATGGCTTTGATGGGAGTCATGTTGCTAGCTTCTCCTGGCGAGCCTGAATTAGTAAAGACCCCAACCTTAAATCAACTTCTGGGAACGGAAATGGCATTGATTCAAGAGTATTCTCGTTAGCATCCAATACTCTGATTTCATCTTAATTTCATGATCATTACTCAGAATTGGAATCAGGGCTATAGCAGTCCGTCTTCATTTGTGAGAGTAATTGATCATCACAGGCCTTAACAAGGAACAGCCCTTCGCTAAAACTAGAAACTTTCAGGGAGATATAATTCCGCCCTAATCTCACAATTTATTACTGTTTACTATATAACTTGATTCATGAAATTTCATCATCATTTCATAATGACACTCTAAGCTTATATCTAAGAGCCAGAATAGAAATTCTGTTCTTGTAATTGCTAACTTGCTCTAAAAGGATTAACCATGAATGTTTTCAGGTATATGATGATTGCTTTACTATCATTGGGTTTATTTCCTCAGCCTTCTTTTTCTAAGAATTTATTGCCGAATATTCAAGAGGCTTATGCCAATCCTAATAGTACAGGCACTGTCTTTTCTAATTATTATATTTTGATCAATATTGGTCACGGTAATATTGAAGCATTGTCAATGACAATTCCCAAAAAATTGGGTGTGATAAATGGCATTAGTGTTATTGATGAAGCTGGAAATAAGGTTGAGATGAGCTATACTATTGACAATTATCTAGTTCGACTAAGTTTTGATAAACCTGTTCATCAAGAAAACTTAAAAATTGTTTTAAAATCTGTAAAAGACTCAAATATCAATGCTCGTTCCTGGTTTTTTTATCTTTCCGCAAAGTTGCGCGGTGAGTCTGACTTTATTCCCTTTGGTACAGCTCGAATTAATACCTATGATTAGATGTCTTTGGTAAAATTTTCGAGAAATCTTCTGGTATTTTAACTGGAGGGTTTTTTAGCTTCCGTTTACTATATTGGTTATGCGAATACTTTTGGTCGAAGATGAATCAGATTTAGGGGCAGCAGTTCAAAAGGCTTTGACTCAAGCAAACTATATTGTGGATTGGGTTCAGGATGGCAACCAGGCCTGGGGCTTCTTAGGGAACCATTGGACTCATTACTCGCTTGGCATCTTTGATTGGTTATTACCAGGTCTAACAGGAATTGAACTCTGTCAACGGTTACGAGCTAACCAAAATCCTCTCCCCATCTTGATTCTGACTGCAAAGGATAAAATTAGTGACCGGGTAGCTGGCCTGGATGCAGGGGCGGATGATTATCTCGTTAAACCCTTTGGAATGGAGGAACTTTTAGCGCGTTTGCGGGCTTTACACCGTCGTTCTCCCCAGTTGCAAGCTAATACATTAACTGTTGGCAGCATTACCTTAGACTATGGCACAGCTAATTTAATCATTCAGAACACGGAAGCTGATTCGGTCAGGATTCCTCTGACGGCTAAAGAATTTCAACTGATCGAATATTTCATGAAACATCCCCAGCAAATTCTCAGCAGTGAAAAAATTAAAAATCAACTGTGGGCGATTGCTTCTGAGTCCACCAGTAATGTTGTTGCGGCCCAAGTTCGGATTCTGCGCCGTAAATTAGCAGACCATGGACTGACTAATCCGATTGAGACCGTCTATGGCCTGGGATATCGCTTTGATCCGGCATGAATCCAAAGGCTTATTACCCGTTCTTTGAATGCAAGATGACCCACTCTCAATTTCATCTTGATTTCATGATGTTTGGTCAGACTAGAAGTAGGAAAGTAAACAGGAGAGGACTTGTATGCGTCATCAACTATGGATTTATGGCTTGGCTGGGCTTATTCTTACGGGGTCTGCGGCGGCGGTAACAGTGGCGTATCAAAGTCAATCATCCAGTGTCGTCGCTCAACGTCCGATGCAAATGGGTTGGACTGATCAAGGATTTATCGAAATGATGATTCCGCATCACCAAGATGCCATTGATATGGCCGAGCTTGCCTTAAAAAAAGCTCAACACCCAGAACTCAAAACGCTGGCTCAGAGCATTATCCAGGATCAAGAGCGTGAAATTAACGAAATGAAGACCTGGTATCAACAGTGGTTTGGCCGGGCTGTTCCACCCCTATCCACTCAGGGCTTGATGGGAATGCACCAGGAACACGGGATGATGGCGATGGATTTGGCAGCCTTAGAAACTGCACAGAACTTTGATCGTGAATTTATTCGTCAGATGATTCCCCACCACCAAATGGCTGTGATGATGGCCAGCAACCTCAAAACCAACACTAATCGTCCGGAAATGGAAAAACTCGCTGACGATATTATTCGTTCTCAAAGCGCAGAGATTAAGCAAATGAAGCAATGGTATCAGGCCTGGTATAGCCATTAAAGATAATGGATTTCCCTCCCTCACTGGGGCTTAGGTAACCTGAAGAACTGTGTACACACCCGCCAAAATGCCCATTGATAGACGCAAATACCCAAAAAACTGGAAGTCCATTGCCCATACCATCAAGCACAATGCCAACTGGACGTGCCAAGATTGTGGGCGGCCATGCCGCCCACCAGGCGTTCCCTGGAAAGTCTTTATTCACTGGCTCTGTGACTATCCCGACAAACGCTGGATCAAAGATACACTCCAAAATGACCGGAAAATGGTACAACGCTTCACGTTAACGGTGGCCACCTCAACGCTAGCTCTTTCTTGACAGGCGTTTCAAGGACGTTTAATGACTGCCCTGTGTAAGGTTCTATATGCAGGGGCAACTTTCCATCTACTGATACTATCTCGTTTGGTTGGTATTGCTCAATGCCACAAGAGTTAAATTCATCCATAGCCGTCAAATAAATATTTGATTTACTATATCAGCTTTGATTTCAGATTCAGTGGATTTGCTTGCATAAATGGTTCTTTCCAGTTAGAGCCAATGATCTGGTTTCCACGCTTGAGGATGGTTAGGTATTTTCTGAGGTCGTATTTTCCTTTCTGGGTCATGGTTTGCATCCGGCCATCGTGGATGAAGTTATGGCAAGCGTGGCAGAGCGCAGCCATTTCAATGAGTTTTACTTCTCCGGTTTGGTAGTTAATGTCATAGATTTCGTGAGCTTCTAGCCATTGCCGATATCTGGCTCTGGATTGATGGATGCCGCAAGCATGGCAGTGGTAATCTTGTGCGGCATAGGCTTTTTTGCGGGTTTCGTCCCACCACTTTTGGCCTTTGATGGTGCGTGGGGCGAGGCTGTGCAG is from Synechococcus sp. PCC 6312 and encodes:
- a CDS encoding MauE/DoxX family redox-associated membrane protein, which produces MNLERRQTTVKVYRMSMPDHECPWGVKAVALLNDNNIPFEDIRLSTKAEVEEFKTLHQVKTTPQIFWDGTRIGGYTDLAAYLEVQAQAPEYSYTPVIALFSTAGLMAVATSLGFTGFMGIALSMLASLKLMDIDAFAESFAKYDLITKRCKPYGKVYPFIELFIGLGILSGLAPMATGVGALVVGVSGGISVFKAVFIDKLALNCACVGGNSKAPLGLVSFAENAIMALMGVMLLASPGEPELVKTPTLNQLLGTEMALIQEYSR
- a CDS encoding helix-turn-helix transcriptional regulator; this translates as MTKPTQDVEFAPDNAEVPQCEQHCPVHLDQIRQVQPDMLPLDRAQQMAEFFGTLADPTRLRLLSVLATQELCVCDLATALKMSESAVSHQLRVLRSQRLVKYRKEGRNVHYSLADLHVVNLYREVAAHLNETE
- the rppA gene encoding two-component system response regulator RppA, giving the protein MRILLVEDESDLGAAVQKALTQANYIVDWVQDGNQAWGFLGNHWTHYSLGIFDWLLPGLTGIELCQRLRANQNPLPILILTAKDKISDRVAGLDAGADDYLVKPFGMEELLARLRALHRRSPQLQANTLTVGSITLDYGTANLIIQNTEADSVRIPLTAKEFQLIEYFMKHPQQILSSEKIKNQLWAIASESTSNVVAAQVRILRRKLADHGLTNPIETVYGLGYRFDPA
- a CDS encoding heavy metal translocating P-type ATPase, with the translated sequence MTQTPSLKTQQMQVDGMDCIGCKMKIEGSLERLGGVTEAAVTVATGRLVVTYDPEQVNEAAIQDRIKSLGYTLKTTARLQHNPGADHSHAEGHSHEEPDTDDGHEHGHNHRSGEFKLKQELPPVLIAIALFAIAIIFKQPLHNTPYNSAEFAVIIPAYLLSGWNVLKTAGRNILRGQVFDENFLMTIATLGALAIHQLPEAVAVMLFFRVGELFQEYSVGRSRRSIRALLEVRPDTANLKLNGIVRQVSPERVKVGDLVLVKPGEKIPLDGEILEGRSQVDTSALTGESVPRTVKPGDSILGGMINQSGMLTIRVTKLFGESSIAKILDLVENASNKKASTEKFITKFARYYTPIVVFLSLVVALLPPLFIPGADRSDWVYRALVLLVISCPCGLVISIPLGYFGGIGGAATRGILVKGSIFLDSLTEVKTVVFDKTGTLTKGTFNVTRIVTKNGFSEAELLRLAANAESHSNHPVGLSIRETYAQPIADSKVTNYEEIAGHGIRAIVENHVVIAGNDRLLHRENIKHDTCNVAGTVVHLAVDGCYAGYILIADEVKADAAQAIRDLRRMGVEKIVMLTGDNQVVAQSVAHQLGLDAFVAELLPEGKVYEIEKLLDQAGKKKLAFVGDGINDAPVIARADIGIAMGGLGSDAAIETADVVLMTDDPSKVAEAIKVAQKTRQIVVQNIVIALMIKAIFIGLGSIGLATLWEAVFADVGVAVFAIFNASRVLK
- a CDS encoding heavy metal-responsive transcriptional regulator; translation: MMSRSPLKIGDVAKQSGVSIPTLRYYETLGLIGPAKRGDNGYRYYSPEVISQVLFVKKAQALGLALDEIRQILNVRDRGELPCEMVQSLLAKKIQQLNTQISQMQTFKQELETYQTQWQSITPKLTDAEICPLIDTVTP
- a CDS encoding DUF305 domain-containing protein → MRHQLWIYGLAGLILTGSAAAVTVAYQSQSSSVVAQRPMQMGWTDQGFIEMMIPHHQDAIDMAELALKKAQHPELKTLAQSIIQDQEREINEMKTWYQQWFGRAVPPLSTQGLMGMHQEHGMMAMDLAALETAQNFDREFIRQMIPHHQMAVMMASNLKTNTNRPEMEKLADDIIRSQSAEIKQMKQWYQAWYSH
- a CDS encoding CbtB domain-containing protein, whose product is MTLQARMPADILVRESIYLRGTDMVSSTSLWQRTQQVTLSVPVQAALLTSLCALIIWTLYFSTYPPVHDALHSTRHNTAAVACH